One Streptomyces sp. CNQ-509 DNA window includes the following coding sequences:
- a CDS encoding ACP S-malonyltransferase: MLVLVAPGQGAQTPGFLTPWLDLPGVAERLSAWSDVAGLDLVRAGTEADEDEIRDTAVAQPLLVAAALVSAYALFEGPGPLHRQVGMVAGHSVGELTAAALAGVITDEEAIALVRARGLAMAEAAAVTETGMSAVLGGEQDTVLAHLDRLGLTPANVNGAGQIVAAGTAAQLAELAEEKPEGARRVVPLKVAGAFHTEHMKSAVAALAAKTGQLTPADPRIPYVSNGDGRVVASGAEVVERLVAQVASPVRWDACMETFAAHGATALVEAAPGGTLTGLAKRALKGVAAVPLKTPEDIEKARAAVAGTAAAAEEST, translated from the coding sequence CGGCCAGGGCGCCCAGACGCCCGGCTTCCTCACCCCCTGGCTCGACCTCCCCGGCGTCGCCGAGCGGCTGTCGGCCTGGTCGGACGTCGCCGGGCTCGACCTGGTCCGCGCCGGCACCGAGGCGGACGAGGACGAGATCCGCGACACCGCGGTGGCGCAGCCGCTGCTGGTCGCCGCCGCCCTCGTCAGCGCGTACGCGCTCTTCGAGGGCCCCGGGCCGCTGCACCGGCAGGTCGGCATGGTCGCGGGGCACAGCGTCGGCGAGCTGACCGCCGCCGCGCTCGCCGGGGTGATCACGGACGAGGAGGCCATCGCGCTGGTACGGGCCAGGGGCCTGGCCATGGCCGAGGCCGCCGCCGTCACGGAGACCGGCATGTCCGCCGTGCTCGGCGGCGAGCAGGACACCGTGCTCGCGCACCTGGACCGCCTCGGCCTCACCCCCGCCAACGTCAACGGCGCCGGGCAGATCGTCGCCGCCGGCACCGCCGCGCAGCTCGCCGAGCTGGCCGAGGAGAAGCCGGAGGGCGCGCGCCGCGTCGTGCCGCTGAAGGTCGCCGGCGCCTTCCACACCGAGCACATGAAGTCCGCCGTGGCCGCGCTGGCGGCGAAGACCGGGCAGCTCACGCCCGCGGACCCGCGTATCCCCTACGTGTCCAACGGCGACGGCCGGGTCGTGGCCTCGGGCGCGGAGGTCGTCGAGCGGCTGGTCGCGCAGGTCGCCAGCCCGGTGCGCTGGGACGCGTGCATGGAGACCTTCGCGGCGCACGGCGCGACCGCACTGGTGGAAGCCGCCCCGGGCGGCACGCTCACGGGACTCGCCAAGCGCGCGCTGAAGGGCGTGGCGGCGGTGCCGCTGAAGACCCCCGAGGACATCGAGAAGGCCCGTGCCGCCGTCGCCGGGACGGCCGCCGCCGCGGAGGAGAGCACATGA
- a CDS encoding ketoacyl-ACP synthase III, with translation MTAKIRPTKGAPYARIMGVGGYRPTRVVPNEEILQYIDSSDEWIRSRSGITARHWAGPDETVAQMSVEAAGKALAAAGVTAEQVDAVIISTVSHFMQTPSVATEIAHLLGAGKPAAFDISAACAGFGYGLTLAKGLIVEGSAEHVLVVGVERLSDLTDKSDRTTAFLFGDGAGAVVVGPADEPGIGPSVWGSEGDKHETIKQTLPWDRFRVGDLGQLPLDENGDVKFPALTQEGQTVFRWAVYEMAKVAQEALDAAGITPDELDVFIPHQANMRIIDSMVKTLKLPEHVAVARDIETTGNTSAASIPLAMERMLATGQAKSGDTALVIGFGAGLVYAATVVTLP, from the coding sequence ATGACCGCGAAGATCCGCCCCACCAAGGGTGCTCCGTACGCCCGCATCATGGGCGTCGGCGGCTACCGCCCGACCCGCGTCGTGCCCAACGAGGAGATCCTGCAGTACATCGACTCCTCCGACGAGTGGATCCGCAGCCGCTCGGGCATCACCGCCCGGCACTGGGCAGGGCCCGACGAGACCGTCGCGCAGATGTCCGTCGAGGCCGCCGGCAAGGCGCTCGCGGCGGCGGGCGTGACGGCCGAGCAGGTCGACGCCGTGATCATCTCGACCGTCTCGCACTTCATGCAGACGCCGTCGGTGGCCACCGAGATCGCGCATCTGCTGGGCGCCGGCAAGCCGGCCGCGTTCGACATCTCCGCCGCCTGCGCCGGCTTCGGGTACGGGCTGACGCTGGCCAAGGGCCTGATCGTGGAGGGCAGCGCGGAGCACGTGCTCGTCGTCGGCGTCGAGCGGCTCTCCGACCTCACCGACAAGTCCGACCGGACCACCGCCTTCCTCTTCGGCGACGGCGCCGGCGCGGTCGTCGTCGGCCCCGCGGACGAGCCGGGCATCGGCCCCTCGGTGTGGGGCTCGGAGGGCGACAAGCACGAGACCATCAAGCAGACCCTGCCGTGGGACCGCTTCCGCGTCGGCGACCTGGGGCAACTGCCCCTGGACGAGAACGGCGACGTGAAGTTCCCCGCGCTCACCCAGGAGGGCCAGACGGTCTTCCGCTGGGCGGTCTACGAGATGGCCAAGGTCGCCCAGGAGGCCCTGGACGCCGCCGGCATCACGCCGGACGAGCTGGACGTCTTCATCCCGCACCAGGCCAACATGCGGATCATCGACTCGATGGTGAAGACCCTCAAGCTGCCGGAGCATGTCGCGGTCGCCCGCGACATCGAGACCACCGGCAACACCTCGGCCGCCTCCATCCCGCTGGCCATGGAGCGGATGCTGGCGACCGGGCAGGCGAAGAGCGGGGACACCGCCCTCGTCATCGGGTTCGGGGCCGGACTGGTCTACGCCGCCACGGTCGTGACCCTGCCCTGA
- a CDS encoding acyl carrier protein: MAATQEEIVAGLAEIVNEIAGIPVEDVQPDKSFTDDLDVDSLSMVEVVVAAEERFDVKIPDDDVKALRTVGDATDYILKHQS, encoded by the coding sequence ATGGCCGCCACTCAGGAAGAGATCGTCGCCGGTCTCGCGGAGATCGTGAACGAGATCGCCGGCATCCCGGTCGAGGACGTCCAGCCGGACAAGTCGTTCACCGACGACCTGGACGTCGACTCGCTCTCCATGGTCGAGGTCGTCGTCGCCGCCGAGGAGCGCTTCGACGTCAAGATCCCGGACGACGACGTCAAGGCGCTCAGGACCGTCGGCGACGCCACGGACTACATCCTCAAGCACCAGAGCTGA
- the fabF gene encoding beta-ketoacyl-ACP synthase II: protein MNATDRTVVVTGIGATTPLGGDSASTWDGLVAGRSGIADLAHDWAAELPVHFAGEVAVEPTEIIPRPQARKLDRAAQFALVATREAWADAGFTAKAGEDAAVDPDRLGAVVASGIGGVTTLLEQYDNLRDKGARRVSPHTVPMLMPNSPAANVGLQINARAGVHTPVSACASGGEAIGYAMEMIRTGRADVVVAGGTEAAIHPLPIAAFANMMAMSKKNDDPQGASRPYDKARDGFVLGEGAGVLVLESAEHAKRRGAKVYCEAVGQGLSADAHHIAQPEPSGRGIAAALENLFAHNDLTPAEVVHVNAHATSTPQGDVAEIKAMEKVFGDELGHVLVSGTKSMTGHLLGGAGGIESVAAVLAVKHRVAPPTINVEDLDDEVDPALIAVRATPLPAEGPIVALNNSFGFGGHNVVLAFRSV, encoded by the coding sequence GTGAACGCGACCGATCGCACCGTGGTCGTCACCGGAATCGGCGCCACCACACCGCTGGGTGGCGACAGCGCCTCCACCTGGGACGGCCTGGTGGCCGGCCGTTCCGGCATCGCCGACCTGGCCCACGACTGGGCCGCGGAACTGCCCGTGCACTTCGCGGGCGAGGTCGCGGTGGAGCCCACCGAGATCATCCCTCGGCCGCAGGCCCGCAAGCTGGACCGGGCGGCGCAGTTCGCGCTAGTCGCCACCCGGGAGGCGTGGGCGGACGCCGGGTTCACCGCCAAGGCGGGCGAGGACGCGGCGGTCGACCCCGACCGGCTGGGCGCGGTCGTCGCCTCCGGTATCGGCGGCGTGACGACGCTGCTGGAGCAGTACGACAACCTCCGGGACAAGGGCGCCCGGCGGGTCTCCCCGCACACCGTGCCGATGCTCATGCCCAACAGCCCGGCGGCCAACGTCGGCCTGCAGATCAACGCCCGGGCCGGCGTGCACACGCCGGTCAGCGCCTGCGCCTCCGGCGGGGAGGCGATCGGGTACGCGATGGAGATGATCCGCACCGGCCGCGCCGACGTCGTCGTGGCCGGCGGCACGGAGGCGGCGATCCACCCGCTGCCCATCGCGGCGTTCGCCAACATGATGGCGATGTCGAAGAAGAACGACGACCCGCAGGGCGCCTCCCGCCCGTACGACAAGGCGCGCGACGGCTTCGTCCTCGGCGAGGGCGCGGGCGTGCTGGTGCTGGAGTCCGCGGAGCACGCGAAGCGGCGCGGGGCGAAGGTCTACTGCGAGGCGGTCGGCCAGGGGCTGTCGGCGGACGCGCACCACATCGCGCAGCCGGAGCCGAGCGGCCGCGGCATCGCGGCGGCGCTGGAGAACCTCTTCGCGCACAACGACCTGACGCCCGCCGAGGTCGTCCACGTCAACGCGCACGCGACGTCGACGCCGCAGGGCGACGTGGCGGAGATCAAGGCCATGGAGAAGGTCTTCGGCGACGAGCTGGGGCACGTCCTGGTCTCCGGTACGAAGTCGATGACCGGCCATCTGCTGGGCGGCGCCGGCGGCATCGAGTCGGTGGCGGCGGTGCTGGCGGTGAAGCACCGCGTCGCGCCGCCGACGATCAACGTCGAGGACCTGGACGACGAGGTCGACCCGGCGCTGATCGCCGTGCGGGCGACGCCGCTGCCGGCCGAGGGACCGATCGTGGCGCTGAACAACTCGTTCGGCTTCGGCGGCCACAACGTGGTGCTGGCGTTCCGCTCGGTCTGA
- a CDS encoding DUF3145 domain-containing protein, protein MTTRGVLFVHSAPRALCPHIEWAVAGVLGGRISLDWIPQPASPGTWRAEFSWQGEPDTASRLASALRGWHLLRFEVTAEPYATAEGERYSSTPDLGIFHAVTGVHGDILIPEDRLRAALARAQRGETQLEAEIAKLLGKPWDDELEPFRHAGEGAPVRWLHQVV, encoded by the coding sequence GTGACGACACGTGGAGTTCTGTTCGTCCACTCTGCCCCGCGGGCGCTCTGCCCGCACATCGAGTGGGCGGTCGCCGGCGTCCTCGGCGGCCGGATCAGCCTCGACTGGATCCCCCAGCCCGCCTCGCCCGGCACCTGGCGCGCCGAGTTCTCCTGGCAGGGCGAGCCCGACACCGCCTCCCGGCTCGCCTCCGCGCTGCGCGGCTGGCACCTGCTGCGCTTCGAGGTCACCGCCGAGCCGTACGCCACCGCGGAAGGCGAGCGCTACAGCTCCACCCCCGACCTCGGCATCTTCCACGCCGTCACCGGCGTGCACGGCGACATCCTCATCCCCGAGGACCGGCTGCGCGCGGCGCTGGCCCGGGCGCAGCGCGGTGAGACGCAGTTGGAGGCGGAGATCGCCAAGCTGCTGGGCAAGCCGTGGGACGACGAGCTGGAACCCTTCCGCCACGCGGGCGAGGGCGCACCCGTCCGCTGGCTGCACCAAGTGGTGTGA
- a CDS encoding SGNH/GDSL hydrolase family protein, with protein sequence MRKGAALVFTGAVAMSLVLAGCTGEGATQGKDKGSAAPSGGAEEAGAPSREARAAPRPPTSVAALGDSITRGFHACEPLTDCPEKSWSTGDSKDVESLARRLLDKPSGHTWNFARSGAQVADLPVQTGEAIARRPDLVTILMGANDACTESAEEMTPVADYRTAVADSLDRLEADLPRTQVYVSSVPSLMRLWEVGRGSVVTRQVWSLGICQSMLADPSDLGTTASGRREEVQDRVVAYNAVLAEECGKHPLCVYDDGAAFRYAFTGDHLSRWDSFHPDEDGQNALAEIAYEKLREAREG encoded by the coding sequence ATGCGCAAAGGGGCGGCACTCGTCTTCACGGGGGCGGTCGCGATGTCACTGGTCCTCGCCGGCTGCACCGGCGAGGGCGCGACACAGGGGAAGGACAAGGGATCTGCCGCGCCGTCAGGCGGCGCGGAGGAGGCGGGTGCGCCCTCGCGGGAGGCCCGGGCGGCGCCCCGGCCGCCGACGTCGGTGGCCGCCCTCGGCGACTCCATCACCCGCGGGTTCCACGCCTGCGAGCCGCTCACCGACTGCCCGGAGAAGTCCTGGTCGACGGGTGATTCGAAGGACGTGGAGAGCCTCGCGCGGCGGCTGCTGGACAAGCCGTCGGGGCACACGTGGAATTTCGCCCGTTCGGGCGCGCAAGTGGCGGATCTGCCGGTCCAGACGGGCGAGGCCATCGCCCGCAGGCCGGATCTCGTGACGATACTCATGGGGGCCAACGACGCCTGTACGGAGAGCGCGGAGGAAATGACTCCGGTGGCGGACTACCGCACGGCGGTGGCGGACTCGCTGGACCGGCTGGAGGCCGACCTGCCGCGGACGCAGGTGTACGTGTCCAGCGTGCCGAGCCTCATGCGGCTGTGGGAGGTGGGCCGGGGCAGCGTGGTGACCCGGCAGGTCTGGTCGCTGGGCATCTGCCAGTCGATGCTCGCGGACCCCTCGGACCTCGGCACGACGGCCAGCGGCCGGCGCGAGGAGGTGCAGGACCGGGTGGTGGCGTACAACGCGGTGCTGGCGGAGGAGTGCGGGAAGCATCCGCTGTGCGTGTACGACGACGGGGCGGCGTTCCGGTACGCCTTCACCGGCGACCACCTGAGCCGCTGGGACTCCTTCCACCCGGACGAGGACGGCCAGAACGCCCTGGCGGAGATCGCGTACGAGAAGCTCCGGGAGGCCCGGGAGGGGTAG
- a CDS encoding aldose epimerase family protein produces MAETPLPPPGAVPAPSVTAEPFGKLADGTPVERWTLVAGGTRVRVLSYGGIVQSVEVPDRAGRYANVVLGLATVDEYVEHPDPYFGALIGRYANRIAGASFTLGDRTYPLPANDGPNCLHGGARGFDKRVWAAAAAPAAPGSAALLLSRTSPDGEEGFPGTLDVRATYTVTAEGALRFDYEATTDAPTVVSLTNHSYVNLDGEGSGSIEDHRLRVAASRFTVNSPTSAPTGEIADVAGTPFDFRTARPVGAELRSGHPQLLIGLGYDQNLVLDKGVTATPEPVAEVSSPASGRSLRVLTTEPGLQLYTANFVFPSFTGPSGRAYRPGDGLALETQHFADSPHHPHFPSTVLRPGEHYRSATVYEFAVR; encoded by the coding sequence ATGGCCGAGACTCCCCTGCCCCCGCCCGGCGCCGTGCCGGCGCCCTCCGTGACCGCCGAGCCCTTCGGGAAGCTCGCCGACGGCACGCCCGTCGAGCGGTGGACGCTGGTCGCGGGCGGCACCCGGGTGCGGGTGCTGTCGTACGGCGGGATCGTGCAGTCCGTGGAGGTGCCGGACCGGGCGGGGCGGTACGCGAACGTCGTGCTGGGGCTGGCGACCGTGGACGAGTACGTGGAGCATCCGGACCCGTACTTCGGCGCGCTCATCGGGCGGTACGCGAACCGCATCGCCGGCGCCTCCTTCACTCTCGGCGACCGCACCTACCCGCTGCCCGCCAACGACGGCCCCAACTGCCTGCACGGCGGCGCCCGCGGCTTCGACAAGCGGGTGTGGGCCGCCGCCGCGGCGCCGGCCGCGCCCGGGTCCGCCGCGCTGCTGCTGTCGCGGACGAGCCCGGACGGCGAGGAGGGCTTCCCCGGCACGCTCGACGTGCGGGCCACGTACACCGTGACCGCGGAGGGCGCGCTGCGCTTCGACTACGAGGCGACCACCGACGCGCCGACCGTGGTGAGCCTGACGAACCACTCGTACGTCAACCTCGACGGCGAGGGCAGCGGCAGCATCGAGGACCACCGGCTGCGCGTCGCCGCGAGCCGGTTCACCGTCAACTCCCCCACCTCGGCGCCGACCGGCGAGATCGCGGACGTGGCGGGCACGCCGTTCGACTTCCGCACCGCGCGTCCGGTGGGCGCGGAACTGCGCTCCGGGCACCCCCAGTTGCTGATCGGCCTCGGGTACGACCAGAACCTCGTGCTCGACAAGGGCGTCACCGCCACGCCCGAGCCGGTCGCCGAGGTCTCCTCGCCCGCCTCGGGGCGTTCGCTGCGGGTGCTGACCACCGAGCCGGGACTGCAGCTCTACACCGCGAACTTCGTCTTCCCGTCGTTCACCGGGCCGTCCGGGCGGGCCTACCGCCCCGGCGACGGACTCGCCCTGGAGACCCAGCACTTCGCCGACTCCCCGCACCACCCGCACTTCCCCTCGACCGTGTTGCGGCCCGGCGAGCATTACCGTTCGGCCACGGTCTACGAGTTCGCCGTGCGCTGA
- a CDS encoding mandelate racemase/muconate lactonizing enzyme family protein — MRITGISTHVVGTPWRNLTYVQVHTDAGLTGVGETRMLGRTDALVGYLREAEVNHIAGSDPFAIEDLVRRMKYGDFGRAGEIVMSGIACVETACWDIKGKALGVPVWQLLGGAVTDRVKAYANGWYTTERTPEAYHEAARRVVERGYRALKIDPFGAGRLELDHAESRYAVSLIEAVRDAVGDETELMLEMHGRFSPATAVRLAREMAPFRPAWLEEPVPPENLKALAKVAGRVDVPVATGERIHDRIEFRELFESQAADIVQPDVGHVGGILETRKLAATAETHYVLLAPHNVGGPVLTAASLHVGFCTPNFKVLEHFNDFADAEIKKVVKGAPEVVDGYFTRSEAPGLGVELDTDAAAEFPQQRAHFDLWADGWEKRNPDG; from the coding sequence GTGCGCATCACGGGAATCAGCACGCACGTCGTCGGTACCCCCTGGCGGAACCTGACCTATGTCCAGGTGCACACCGACGCGGGCCTCACCGGGGTCGGCGAGACCCGGATGCTGGGCCGCACCGACGCCCTGGTCGGCTATCTCCGCGAAGCGGAGGTGAACCACATCGCGGGCTCCGACCCGTTCGCGATCGAGGATCTGGTCCGCCGGATGAAGTACGGCGACTTCGGCCGGGCGGGCGAGATCGTGATGTCGGGGATCGCGTGCGTGGAAACGGCCTGCTGGGACATCAAGGGCAAGGCGCTGGGCGTGCCGGTGTGGCAGTTGCTCGGCGGGGCGGTGACCGACCGGGTCAAGGCGTACGCCAACGGCTGGTACACCACCGAGCGCACGCCCGAGGCGTACCACGAGGCCGCCCGCCGGGTGGTCGAGCGCGGCTACCGGGCGCTGAAGATCGACCCGTTCGGTGCGGGCCGCCTGGAGCTGGACCACGCCGAGTCCCGCTACGCGGTCTCCCTCATCGAGGCCGTGCGCGACGCCGTCGGCGACGAGACGGAGCTGATGCTGGAGATGCACGGCCGCTTCTCCCCGGCCACGGCGGTGCGGCTGGCGCGGGAGATGGCGCCGTTCCGGCCGGCGTGGCTGGAGGAGCCGGTGCCGCCGGAGAACCTCAAGGCGCTGGCGAAGGTGGCCGGGCGGGTGGACGTGCCGGTGGCGACAGGTGAGCGGATCCACGACCGGATCGAGTTCCGGGAGCTCTTCGAGAGCCAGGCCGCGGACATCGTGCAGCCGGACGTGGGGCACGTCGGCGGCATCCTGGAGACCCGCAAACTCGCCGCCACCGCCGAGACCCACTACGTGCTGCTCGCGCCGCACAACGTCGGCGGCCCGGTGCTGACCGCCGCCTCCCTGCACGTCGGCTTCTGCACCCCCAACTTCAAGGTCCTGGAGCACTTCAACGACTTCGCCGACGCGGAGATCAAGAAAGTGGTCAAGGGCGCGCCCGAGGTGGTCGACGGCTACTTCACGCGCTCCGAGGCACCGGGCCTGGGAGTGGAGCTGGACACCGACGCGGCGGCGGAGTTCCCCCAGCAGCGGGCGCACTTCGATCTGTGGGCGGACGGCTGGGAGAAGAGGAACCCCGATGGCTGA
- a CDS encoding zinc-binding dehydrogenase, with amino-acid sequence MAESHRAVVLHEPGRARVGSVASSPPGPGEVRVRVYAAGVCGSDREVYDGTRPAGYVTYPLTPGHEWSGTVAEVGPGADAALAGRRVVAEGFRCCQVCARCRSGETNLCAGPYDETGFTRAGAFAETVTVPARLLHVLDDDADLRAAALLEPAAVAAAAVLRGAPLPGERVAVVGGGTLGLLAVQLLAGYAPAELLVVEPRAERAEAARGFGARAVAPGAAGGLAGAYDMVVETAGAERSAAAAVELVRRGGRVVVAGIPPGGAAGVDPVALAMRQIAVYGVFGASSAAWSYAVRAFGAGQLDPAALITHELPLDAYEKAVGLVGGGDPAVGKVLLRP; translated from the coding sequence ATGGCTGAGTCCCACCGCGCGGTCGTGCTGCACGAACCGGGGCGGGCGCGGGTCGGAAGCGTGGCGTCGTCGCCGCCGGGGCCCGGCGAGGTGCGGGTGCGGGTGTACGCGGCCGGGGTGTGCGGCAGCGACCGCGAGGTGTACGACGGCACCCGCCCGGCCGGTTACGTCACCTACCCGCTGACGCCCGGCCACGAGTGGTCGGGCACGGTGGCGGAGGTCGGGCCCGGCGCCGACGCGGCGCTGGCCGGGCGGCGGGTGGTGGCGGAGGGGTTCCGCTGCTGCCAGGTGTGCGCCCGCTGCCGGTCCGGCGAGACGAACCTGTGCGCCGGGCCGTACGACGAGACGGGGTTCACCCGCGCCGGGGCGTTCGCGGAGACGGTCACGGTGCCGGCGCGGCTGCTGCACGTCCTGGACGACGACGCCGACCTGCGCGCCGCCGCGCTGCTGGAGCCGGCGGCCGTCGCCGCGGCGGCGGTGCTGCGCGGGGCGCCGCTGCCGGGTGAGCGGGTGGCCGTCGTGGGGGGCGGGACGCTGGGGCTGCTGGCGGTGCAGTTGCTCGCGGGGTACGCGCCGGCGGAGCTGCTGGTGGTGGAGCCGCGGGCGGAACGGGCCGAGGCGGCGCGGGGGTTCGGCGCGCGGGCGGTGGCGCCCGGCGCTGCCGGGGGCCTGGCGGGGGCGTACGACATGGTCGTGGAGACGGCGGGGGCGGAGCGTTCCGCGGCGGCCGCGGTGGAGCTGGTACGGCGCGGGGGGCGGGTCGTCGTCGCGGGCATCCCGCCGGGCGGGGCCGCGGGGGTCGACCCGGTGGCCCTGGCGATGCGGCAGATCGCCGTGTACGGGGTCTTCGGCGCCTCGTCGGCGGCGTGGTCGTACGCGGTGCGGGCGTTCGGCGCCGGGCAGCTGGACCCGGCGGCACTGATCACGCACGAACTGCCGCTGGACGCCTACGAGAAGGCCGTCGGCCTGGTCGGCGGCGGGGATCCGGCGGTGGGCAAGGTGCTGCTGCGGCCGTAG
- the chvE gene encoding multiple monosaccharide ABC transporter substrate-binding protein, with translation MRTPRTPRIARLRTAAAVSALALALAACGQDSEGGSEEKKDGAEGGTIGIAMPTKSSERWIADGENMVKQFEAAGYETDLQYGEDKVENQVSQIDNMITKGVDALVVAAIDNTSLTEVLADAKEADIPVIAYDRLILETENVDYYASFDNERVGRLQGQYIVDALKLDEDKDAEYNIELFAGSPDDNNTRYFFDGAMAVLQPYLDSGQLTVRSGQTGLNQVTTLRWDGGTAQKRMDDLLSGNYGGGEDVDAVLSPYDGISIGVLSALKGAGYGSGGKELPVVTGQDAELASVKSIIAGEQTQTVYKDTRKLAKQAVQMTDAVLTGGKPEVNDTDTYDNGVKVVPAFLLDPVSIDKTNTDLLVEEGYYKAGDLT, from the coding sequence ATGCGCACCCCCCGCACGCCCCGAATCGCCCGTCTGCGGACCGCCGCCGCCGTGTCCGCGCTCGCCCTCGCCCTCGCCGCCTGCGGCCAGGACAGCGAGGGCGGCAGCGAGGAGAAGAAAGACGGCGCCGAGGGCGGCACGATCGGCATCGCGATGCCCACGAAGTCGTCGGAGCGCTGGATAGCCGACGGCGAGAACATGGTGAAGCAGTTCGAGGCCGCCGGCTACGAGACCGATCTCCAGTACGGCGAGGACAAGGTCGAGAACCAGGTCTCGCAGATCGACAACATGATCACCAAGGGCGTGGACGCGCTCGTCGTCGCGGCGATCGACAACACCTCGCTGACGGAGGTGCTGGCCGACGCCAAGGAGGCGGACATCCCCGTCATCGCGTACGACCGGCTGATCCTGGAGACGGAGAACGTCGACTACTACGCCTCGTTCGACAACGAGCGGGTCGGCAGGCTCCAGGGCCAGTACATCGTGGACGCGCTGAAGCTCGACGAGGACAAGGACGCCGAGTACAACATCGAGCTCTTCGCGGGCTCCCCCGACGACAACAACACCCGCTACTTCTTCGACGGCGCCATGGCCGTGCTCCAGCCGTACCTGGACTCCGGGCAGCTCACCGTCCGCTCCGGCCAGACCGGGCTCAACCAGGTCACCACTCTGCGCTGGGACGGCGGCACCGCGCAGAAGCGCATGGACGACCTGCTCAGCGGCAACTACGGCGGCGGCGAGGACGTCGACGCCGTGCTGTCCCCGTACGACGGCATCTCCATCGGCGTGCTCTCCGCGCTCAAGGGCGCGGGCTACGGCAGCGGCGGCAAGGAACTGCCGGTGGTCACCGGCCAGGACGCCGAGCTGGCGTCGGTGAAGTCCATCATCGCCGGGGAGCAGACGCAGACCGTCTACAAGGACACCCGCAAGCTCGCCAAGCAGGCCGTGCAGATGACCGACGCCGTGCTCACCGGCGGCAAGCCGGAGGTCAACGACACCGACACGTACGACAACGGCGTCAAGGTCGTCCCCGCGTTCCTGCTGGATCCCGTCAGCATCGACAAGACCAACACGGACCTGCTGGTCGAGGAGGGCTACTACAAGGCCGGGGACCTCACGTGA